In Bacteroides cellulosilyticus, the genomic stretch GGTCTTCATCACCAAGGATGTCGGACAATACAGCATATTTGTCTTCGCCCGGATTCTTGATCAATCCCATAGCGATACCTGATACCGGTTGTTTGATTTTCACACCTGCATCCATCAATGCCAGTGTTCCGGCACATACGGTAGCCATAGAAGAAGAACCGTTAGATTCAAGAATATCGGATACTACGCGCACTACATACGGGTAGTCAGCAGGAATTTGTCCTTTCAGTGCACGCCAAGCTAAGTGTCCGTGACCGACTTCACGACGGCCTACGCCACGTTGTGCCTTGGCTTCTCCGGTAGAGAACGGAGGGAAGTTATAGTGCAACAGGAAACGTTCTTTGCCATGTTCCAGTACGTTGTCGATAATCTTCTCATCCAGTTTTGTACCGAGGGTAACGGTAGACAAGGATTGAGTTTCACCGCGAGTGAAGATAGCAGAGCCATGAGGTCCGGGCAGGTAGTTGATTTCACTCCAGATAGGACGGATCTCGTCAGTCTTACGTCCGTCAAGGCGTTTACCTTCGTCCAGAATGCTGCGGCGCATAGCCTCTTTTTCTACATCGTGGTAGTAGCGGTCGATCAGTGCTGCTTTTTCTGCCAGCTCTTCTTCGCTGAACTGTGCTTTGAACTCTTCGCGAATAGCATCGAAAGCGTCCATGCGTTCATGTTTATTTTTGTTGCCGGAAGCGGCGATGGCATAAGCCTTTGCGTAGCAAGCTTCGTGAACGGCTTTACGCAGTTCTTCATCGTTTACTTCGTGGCAATATTCGCGTTTTACGGTAGAACCAACAGCCTCTGCCAGTTCTTTCTGAGCCTGGCATTGCACTTTGATTGCTTCGTGGGCTGCTTTCATGGCGTTCAGCAAGTCAAGTTCGGAAACTTCACTCATTTCACCTTCTACCATCATGATGTTTTCGTAAGTAGCACCCACCATGAGGTCCATGTCGGCTTTTTCCAGTTGATCGAAAGTAGGGTTGATAACGAACTGTCCGTCGATGCGTGCTACGCGTACTTCGGAAATAGGTCCGTTGAAAGGAATATCTGAAACTGCGAGGGCGGCAGAAGCGGCAAGCCCTGCCAATGCGTCCGGTATATCAATACCGTCGGCGGAATAGAGGATGATGTTTACATATACCTCTGCGTGATAATTATCGGGGAATAAGGGGCGGAGAGCACGGTCAACAAGGCGGCAGGTCAGGATTTCATAATCCGAAGCGCGTCCTTCACGCTTGGTGAAACCGCCGGGAAAACGTCCAGATGCGGAGAATTTTTCTTTGTACTCTACCTGTAACGGCATGAAATCTGTTCCGGGAACTGCGTCCTTAGCGGCACAAACAGTAGCAAGAAGCATGGTGTTACCCATACGAAGCATTACAGAACCGTCTGCCTGTTTTGCCAGCTTTCCCGTTTCGAGTGTGATGGTTCTGCCATCAGGAAGCTCGATCGTCTTAACAATTGGGTTAATCATAAAAAATGTTTTATCTATATTTTCTTTCAAAATTCGTGCAAAGATACATATTAATTCATGTAATCGGGTGGGAATGAGATAAAAAAGTTTATAATTGACTATTTTTTTAGGTTTCCATGTGGAAGAAGCAATGAAAATGCTTTGACTAAACTTGAAAAGAACTATATTTGCACGTTCTTTCTAATAGAAATTAAGA encodes the following:
- the pnp gene encoding polyribonucleotide nucleotidyltransferase, which translates into the protein MINPIVKTIELPDGRTITLETGKLAKQADGSVMLRMGNTMLLATVCAAKDAVPGTDFMPLQVEYKEKFSASGRFPGGFTKREGRASDYEILTCRLVDRALRPLFPDNYHAEVYVNIILYSADGIDIPDALAGLAASAALAVSDIPFNGPISEVRVARIDGQFVINPTFDQLEKADMDLMVGATYENIMMVEGEMSEVSELDLLNAMKAAHEAIKVQCQAQKELAEAVGSTVKREYCHEVNDEELRKAVHEACYAKAYAIAASGNKNKHERMDAFDAIREEFKAQFSEEELAEKAALIDRYYHDVEKEAMRRSILDEGKRLDGRKTDEIRPIWSEINYLPGPHGSAIFTRGETQSLSTVTLGTKLDEKIIDNVLEHGKERFLLHYNFPPFSTGEAKAQRGVGRREVGHGHLAWRALKGQIPADYPYVVRVVSDILESNGSSSMATVCAGTLALMDAGVKIKQPVSGIAMGLIKNPGEDKYAVLSDILGDEDHLGDMDFKVTGTKNGITATQMDIKVDGLSFEILERALNQAKEGRMHILGKILETIQEPREELKPHAPRIETMTIPKEFIGAVIGPGGKIIQGMQEETGATITIEEVDNIGRIEISGTNKKSIDDAMRLIKGIVAVPEVGEVYKGKVRSVMPYGAFVEFLPGKDGLLHISEIDWKRLETVEEAGIKEGDEIEVKLLDIDPKTGKFKLSRKVLLPRPERQERPEKK